TGCTCTTAGAGTTTGTTTCTGCTGAGAGTATAAAAACAGAGGATGTTATTGATATCTTACAAACAGGCATGTATCAGATTGACCGTATAGAACATTTCACGGAAAACATGAGAAAAATGTCCCATTTAGAACAGAGGGAACTGCAATGCTCAGAGATAGAATTATCGGAACTGGCAAAAAAGATTGAGGCAGAAGCTGCCATGCTGTCCAAGAAGGAAAGTAAATTATGTAAGGTAGAAAGAGTGCAGGAACAAAACATTGTGAAAGTGGATGAGGAACTTGTCATGGAAGTGACAGACAACTTACTGGAAAATGCGGTTCGATATGCACAAAAAAGTATTGCTTTGCAGATAAAGAAAAAGGATGGTTTTCTTATAATTTCTGTTGAAGATGATGGAATAGGATTTGTGGATACTGAGGAAAAAGTAACAGAACCATTTTATCATAAGAATCCACAAGATGATTTAAAGCATTTTGGCCTTGGTATGTATATTTCTCGTATTTTCTGTGAAAAGCATGGAGGAAATTTGAAAATATATAATGCCAGACAAGGCGGTGCTCATGTAGAAGCTCTTTTCAAAGCTGAATAAAAATACTTTATAAGGCTGAAATCACAAATAAAGTGGTTTTAGTCTTTTTTGTTGTGAATTTATTGAGAATTGATTTGTATGATGTTGTTAAAGAAATAAAGAAAGGAAGAGATACAATGAAAACAATCATAAAAAGAAGTATACTTGATTATTTAAAGAACCCTGTTTTGTGGATTGGCTTGATTATTATAGTTGCCAGTATGTATCAATGTCTGTCATCGTATTTGCAAATTCATTATATCAAACAGAATGAACAGATCACACAAAATGACGTAGCATTGGAAGATGCTGATGTCATGGATGGGTACATTCCCACATCTGATGATAAAGAAAGAAGAAGGGAGTGGGAAGATACGATCAAAGAGACGTTAATGGACACCTCCCAAAATGGTTTTGGATTTAGCAGGCAGGAAGCAGATCATGTAATGAAAGAAATTCAGAATATGGATGTAAAGACTGCTTCTGAGTTTTTGGAATCCCAATATGGCTATTATAATGCAATATATGCTTATGAGGACCTTGAAATTCATAAGGGGACAGCAGAAGAAATCAATCATTATATCGAGCGGAAATTATCCGAACATTCTTTTTCCTGGTACTTTGCCAAAAAGTTCACGGATTTTGCAGGATTGCATATGGCCTTTTTTGCAACAGTCTTGCTATCATTTTTATTTATTCAGGATACACGAAAAAATACCTATGAATTATTACATACAAAGCCTGTTACGGCAATCCAATATATATGTGGGAAAATAATAAGCGGATTCATTAGTATGTTGGGCGTATTAGTGATTTTGAATGTTATATTCTTTATGCTGTGTTTGAAAACGTCTTTAGAATCGGGATTTCCGGTAACACCAATTGATTTTTGCGTGAATTCTCTGATCTATATTGTGCCGAATCTTTTGATGATATGTTGTGTCTATACAATTACAGCATTAATATTTAAAAATCCGCTTCCGGCAGCACCAGTTTTGTTTTTACACATTATATATTCAAATATGCTGACCAAGAAGAATGATATTTATTATATGAGACCGTTCTCTATTATGGTGCGATTTCCTGGCAGGTTTTTTGAAACACATGCAGCCAAAATGTCAAATATAAATCAGATTATGCTTGTGATCGCATCTGTTATATTAGTATGTATTTCTGTTACAATCTGGAAAAGGAGGAGGGTTCATTGAAAACGGAACTAAAAAACTGCCTGTCGTTATATAAGATTTTTTATTCATGTGCATTTATACTGATATTGTGTGTTATTCATCCGATTATATACTATGAAGAAATCGGTTCAGCAATTCAGTCTCCAATAGCATTTTTAACAATTATTTTTTGTAGTGACACATATTTGATGGAAGTAAAAAGTAAGCGTGCCGATGTATTTCATTTGTATGATCAAAAAAAGCAGTTAAAAGTAATATCGCAGAGAGTGGGCGTTCAAATATTATATTTATTAATACTTTCTTGTGTTGGATATGTTTTGTTTTTCTGGCAAAAACCGGGCGGTGTAAACGAAGGCATTTCGGGTATTCAGATATTTCTTTTATATTTCATTGCAATGTTTGGAACTATCTGGTTTTGGAGTATATGCACTGTGATTTTGTGTACATTGCTTCGAAATATGTGGGCAGGTATTGGATGTTTATTTGGAATTGTCATTGGACTTATATCAAAAGCGGGAAGTTCATTTTTCGGAAATCTGGGATTGTTTTCTTTCAGCTTTTGTGAACCTACTCAATTAATGTCCGAGAGTTGGATTTATGGAACGCTTGTGTCTTTTATAGCGGGGCTGTTTTTATTTGCAGTATTACCAATGACTTTAAAGAAAAGAGGATAGATTATGAGTATTAGAATAAATGATTTAACAGTTAGATTTAAAAATGGTGTAGTTGCAGTAAATAAGGCATCTCTTGAAATACCTAAGGGAATTTACGGACTTTTGGGAGAGAATGGTGCGGGAAAAACCACGCTGATGAGGGTTCTTACAACCGTTTTAAAACAAACGGAAGGATTGGTTTCGCTTGATGGAATTCTGTATAACGAGGGAAATTATGAAAAAATACAGAAAAAGATTGGTTATCTTCCACAGGAAATCGACTTATATCCGAATCTTACGGTGAAAGAATGCCTTGTATATATGGGGGGACTGTCAGGAGTAGCCAGAAATGACCTCGAACAAAGAATTACCTATTATCTGGAAAAGACTTCTCTTACAGAGCATCAGAATAAAAAAATGCGGCAATTATCTGGTGGTATGAAGAGACGTGTCGGACTCATACAGGCACTTCTTAATAATCCGGATTTTTTGATTATTGATGAACCAACAACTGGGTTAGATCCGGAAGAAAGAATCAGGATCCGCAATCTTCTGGTTGATTTTTCAAAGGATAGAACTGTGCTGTTTTCCACTCATGTAGTAGAAGATTTAGCAGCAACCTGTACACAGCTTGCCATTATGAAAAAGGGAAGTTTTTTATATTCTGGAAGCGTGAGTGGATTGCTGGAAAATGCAAAGGGCTGTGTTTGGAATTGTACGGTACAAAATGCAGAAGAAGCCCGTTTGTTAGAAGCCAATTATTCTATTTCATCTAAGCAGTATGTAGAAAATGGAATTCATATGAAAATATTAAGCAAAGGAAAGCCAAATGAGAAGTGTGTCCCGGATAATGATATC
This window of the Mediterraneibacter gnavus ATCC 29149 genome carries:
- a CDS encoding sensor histidine kinase — translated: MEKIRNLSLKKTILLYFVISLTAAFLLSGFTVHFARNMQNKIWEKYIDYADYTDVFQQYGKKYEIEISRPNQSQMNRLDYHLSEMCDFMETYSVLIFSIVGSVAAVFFFYKNKLKTPLQELKDASQMIADNELDFHVSYENKDEMGTLCKEFEMMRSALADNNRKMWRMIDDEKALRNAIAHDIRSPLSILRGYQEMLLEFVSAESIKTEDVIDILQTGMYQIDRIEHFTENMRKMSHLEQRELQCSEIELSELAKKIEAEAAMLSKKESKLCKVERVQEQNIVKVDEELVMEVTDNLLENAVRYAQKSIALQIKKKDGFLIISVEDDGIGFVDTEEKVTEPFYHKNPQDDLKHFGLGMYISRIFCEKHGGNLKIYNARQGGAHVEALFKAE
- a CDS encoding ABC transporter permease subunit is translated as MKTIIKRSILDYLKNPVLWIGLIIIVASMYQCLSSYLQIHYIKQNEQITQNDVALEDADVMDGYIPTSDDKERRREWEDTIKETLMDTSQNGFGFSRQEADHVMKEIQNMDVKTASEFLESQYGYYNAIYAYEDLEIHKGTAEEINHYIERKLSEHSFSWYFAKKFTDFAGLHMAFFATVLLSFLFIQDTRKNTYELLHTKPVTAIQYICGKIISGFISMLGVLVILNVIFFMLCLKTSLESGFPVTPIDFCVNSLIYIVPNLLMICCVYTITALIFKNPLPAAPVLFLHIIYSNMLTKKNDIYYMRPFSIMVRFPGRFFETHAAKMSNINQIMLVIASVILVCISVTIWKRRRVH
- a CDS encoding transporter, with the translated sequence MKTELKNCLSLYKIFYSCAFILILCVIHPIIYYEEIGSAIQSPIAFLTIIFCSDTYLMEVKSKRADVFHLYDQKKQLKVISQRVGVQILYLLILSCVGYVLFFWQKPGGVNEGISGIQIFLLYFIAMFGTIWFWSICTVILCTLLRNMWAGIGCLFGIVIGLISKAGSSFFGNLGLFSFSFCEPTQLMSESWIYGTLVSFIAGLFLFAVLPMTLKKRG
- a CDS encoding ATP-binding cassette domain-containing protein, which gives rise to MSIRINDLTVRFKNGVVAVNKASLEIPKGIYGLLGENGAGKTTLMRVLTTVLKQTEGLVSLDGILYNEGNYEKIQKKIGYLPQEIDLYPNLTVKECLVYMGGLSGVARNDLEQRITYYLEKTSLTEHQNKKMRQLSGGMKRRVGLIQALLNNPDFLIIDEPTTGLDPEERIRIRNLLVDFSKDRTVLFSTHVVEDLAATCTQLAIMKKGSFLYSGSVSGLLENAKGCVWNCTVQNAEEARLLEANYSISSKQYVENGIHMKILSKGKPNEKCVPDNDITLEDAYIYLTNS